From the Globicephala melas chromosome 8, mGloMel1.2, whole genome shotgun sequence genome, the window CTAATAACAAGTAGtgaaaaaattaaaggtaaagcTATGGGACAGGTTGGCTGAAGTGAAGATTAAAGACTCAGAAATGAAAGGGGTCAACAATTCTGAGGGTTAGGGTGTTGTTAGGTTAACAACATGGGCATTTTGTCACCCATGAAGATGGAGAAGTCTGGTAGAGAAGTTTGAGAACTCACCACAACGTTCATCAATATTTTCATTCATGAATGAAAATCTCGTGTTACTTTGTATACGTTGTCTTTTACTGAACTAAATCTTTAATTTTGGAGTAGTCAGCATTatcaaattttttcatttttcaaaagcaaTCTTTTATCTCAGCATCATCTTGAtattctcctacattttctttcattatttgttttgcttttcactttCAGGTGTTAATCATCTTGGAGTTCATACCTTTATATATGTTGTGAGGAAGAAAtctattttttccctgtaatatatataatagccAATAGATTTCATTTACTAAACAAACCATCCTATCCCTTCTGACTTCTGACATTACCTCTACTATGTACAAGTTGCTATAAATACACGGTCTTTTTCtaaactctattttgttccatttgtctttttcttttttttttttaatcactgcaaAAAACTTTAAGCAAAGGTTGGACAACCACCTGTTAGGAAAGTTATTagtattccaaaaaataaaaaaaaaaataccgtcaTATTGCTGCAAACAAAGGAGTACACACACATAAAGCTGACATGAATGAACTTAAAAATGTACCTGTACAAGGCTTGTTTCTTAGTCCCTGAGTCTTCAGAGATTTTGGAGGGATAGGGAATTGAGGGATACTTCTATTGCAAACAGGTGCTGCCAAAGGCATATGAAGGACCTGGAGGAGAAGCCATTAATTATACTTTGTTTGAAAAGCAGCACCGAGCCATTTTCAGTTCATAAATCTCACCTGCCGAGGAGGAGCAGAAAAGGTATTTCCATTCTGTCCAACCACAGATACAGGGATCATTCCCACCATTCCCTGAAGTACAGGTTGGACTGGAGAAGCAATTATAATGGcagatcctaaaaaaaaaaacaaccaacaattctcaataaaatggaataaacacAAGACACcaaagtaattattattatttttaaaggttttgtgtttttttaaaataaataaatttatttatttgttgatttatttatttatgtctgcttgggtctttgttgctgcgtgcaggcttttctctagttgcggcaagcgggggctattcttcgttgcagtgcatgggcttctcattgcagtggcttctcttgttgtggagcacgggccctagagcatgcaggcttcagtagttgtggcatgtgggctcaggagttgtggcgcatgggcttagttgctccgcagcatgtgggatcttcctggaccagggctcggacccatgtctcatgtattggcaggcggattcttaaccactgcgccaccagggaagccccagtaattattaatttgaaataaatccTATATAATTATAATCAGTTTTTCATATAATCtactctcctttaaaaaaattaatttagggaCAACAACAAGGctaacaaattaagaaaaagtcaATCTGAATATTATTCTTATGGCAATTAGTCAAAGTAAACATCATGAATGAGCATAAGACTCTATAGCCCGGAGATCATATTTTAGTTGTACCTTGATTCCTCTAGAAAGAATAGTGAAATTGATCAAAAAATTGGTAGTGCAGGTTTCAAGTCTGAATCTTTTACCAGAAAATAACGGTCCAAACTGAATACTGACAGTCTAAGACTTACTCACAACCCCAAACTATAATATAATCTCAATGGTATTTGTCAGAAAGGGTCCAGATAAGTGAGCAACCAGTAAAAACTGTGGGAGAAAATACAATGTTTACATGGTCAACAATATAGTCTATGGCTATCATAATTTAACCCTGCCCTGTAAATGAATCTTTTCCTAATAAATTCATTAACCTCTCCTGTAAGGCTGATTTCCTCACTTTCCTGAACACCTACCTCAGTCTCTCAAATACCTACCTATCCTTGTACTGCTTAAGTTTCCCTTCCTTTTACTCCAAATACTACCTTATTTATCTAAGCTTCAGCTCAAGTTCCACCTTTTCTACCAATTCTGATCCctcctttatcttattttaaacagCACTTGAAATAGATCCATCAGGCTTAATACTTAATTGCTGATATTTAATCTGATTTAATTGTATgcctaaatgtaaaaaaagaaagaggggaaaggagcTTGGGAATCAATATCTAAGGAAGTGTAGATGAATGTGCCATAAACTCCACCTTCAAGGAACATACAATCAAGAATGACCACTATGACAGGCATGTCAGTCACTAACTACACATAAAATGGCATGTAATAAATGCCACAAGTGCTCCTATAAACAAAGAATTCTAAAGACAGGGATCAATTTTCAAATGTGGAAGATAGTGAGAAATTACAAAGGGTATTTATTCAGGGAGAAATTCAAGTTGTGTCTTGAAAGTCTTTCCAAATAGGTAATAAATTCCTTGAAAACTAAGACTATAATAACTATTTAAGAAAAATCTCCCACAACACTGGGTTTTAGTAGGTATATGGCTATTTGATGAATTAGTCTTCCCCCCCTGTCTTTTTCTTGTATTGATAGCTTAGCCATGGATTGAGaactatggaaagaaaaagaaataaaaaatgaaaccactGAATTCCATAGCttagcagattaaaaaaaattttgattgaATTAATTCTGTAAAGAGAAGCCATAATCACAAATTTCTGAATCTTTCTTATACTCTCATCCATGATTTATTACCTTCTAGTCAATAACAGCACACACAAGAGAAATTAGATCCCATTCCAGAGAAATGAACTTCAATATGTTCTAAAGTTACCTTGTGAAAAGCTGGGTGACATAGCTTGGTTAACAGCAAATACACTGTTTGACCTTGGGGGTGTCTGTAACTGAGGTGGTGGTTGAGCAGTCACAGGTGCAGAATTTCCAGGCAACACCACCACATTTGACTGACTGACAGTTGTTCCTAAGGCTGTTGGATCAGTTACACAAGTAGCTATCAGAATGTTATTTGAATTGCCAAAAGTTGTGCTTGTAGCTGGCATTAACTGTATGTATCCTCCATCCTTGGAAACACATGGTGTAACATTGGCTGAAAAAGCAATGCTCTCTTCATTCTGAGTGTTGTTTACTGTAGAGTCTTCAGGTTTGAGTGCTAAAAGGCTCTGTTCCATTGAGGCTGAATCCCCAATTCCTTCAGCAGATGAAATAGCATCTGTGGTTTCTTCTGAAGACAGGCATTTAACTAATTCTGCATTTCTGGCAGGTGATTTAGAAGGAGAAGACAAAATTATAGTTGGCAAGTTTTCTCCACTGATACTAGAAACAGCACTGTTAAGTTCAGAATCTGAGGAAACAAATGGATCATCACTGATGATAATTTTGAGAGAGACTATATTTGATGCATCTATCTCTGCTGACTTGTTGCCAGCAGGTTTATCACTAGTATTCTGGGACTCAGGGTGAGAATCCCTCATTGAAGAACACACAGATTCTGAAGGAAGAGAACGTATATCTTCTATAGGATTAGCTTCTGGGGATATCAATGTAACTTCCTCACAGTTATTTTCACCTAAAGATAGAAAAATACTATCTCCATCTTCTTTTACAGAAGATGAAGGCTCTTGTGAACCCAAAGCAACTTTCTCAGACGTGGAGGGCTGAGGTTCATGATCTGTATGATTTAACTTAACAGATGATGAATCATTAGATGGTTGTTTGATTGAAGATACTGAATCTCCAAGGTGAATTTCTACTTTTTGTTCAGATATAGTTAAACCCGAACCTTCAACAGACACAGGTAATATTTTACTTTGAAGCGAAGAATTATCTTGGCAATCTGAAAGTTGCTGTGATGCAACTGGTAACACattattaatttcaattttactcTGGTGAATTTCTCTAGAATCTGGTGACTTGGAACCATGGAAATTAGTTGTAAGTCTTCTTGTATCGTCAGAACTTTCACAAAATTGACCTTTTTTAGATGGTTTTCCAGTTAATGGAATATTTTGGGATAAAAGCTGAGAAGTTTTTCCAGAGAGAATTAAGTTCGCATTGTTAGTTTCACCACCAAGGGAAACAAATGAAGTTATTGGTATATCAGACTGATCAGGCTGTAATCGAGATTCATTCTGCACACTTGGAGACAAAGAATTCTTTTCAACTTCCATAGCCAATTCAGTTTCAGTAGACATCTGACTGGTGTATAATTCAGCACAATGCTGATTACATTCAGCATCAGAGTTTACTCTTTGGTTAAAGTCATTCAAATTAGGCACAGACTCAAAGGTGATATCAAGGTTACACTTCTGTTCAGTAGATACTACTGTTTTAAAGGCCTTTTTCTGGATGCTAGAGTCTATCTGGGAAAAATGTTCCTGGGCTTCCTGTCTAAGCTCATCATGGTTGCTGCCATTCTTCAAAACATTTGATGTGTCTTCATTTTGATAGGATGTACAATATGGGGGTTGACTAGATTGATCATCTGCAAAATATTAGGATGGCAGAAAGATATGGTGAGTATGTAACAGCTTTTAAGGTAGTCAGTCATCTTTACTATAAAACCTGTTTTGCCAAGGAAGTAACTAATCTTTGACATACCAGCAAGTGGAAGTCTGATAAACTCACTCTCTCATTTTTTGAGTATCAAAACACTTACAGGTACTTTTCTTATTACTGATGCCTTTTTTAACAAGtgccaaattgtttttcaagCTTTTTAGAAAACAGATGACACAATGaaggaaaaagtatatatgtttaagaacatttaatatgtactaatatataaaaaaaactggCTACAAACATAGTTTTTTCAAAACAACTGACTTTTCAACTTCTACCATTTCTACTGACCATACTTCATCTGATATATTCTTGAAGGTGAAATGGGGCCAATTACATTTTGCATGATCAACATTTGATGTTATTGTATACACTTTAACATTTATTACACATTTACTGAAGATCAACCACATGACCAGTactgggatacaaagatgaatgacCCAGTCTCCACCCTTGGTGATATCAGTCTAAGGGAGGCAGACATAGGACAGAAAGTCATAATGAAACATGCCAAAAACCATAGCAGTATAGGAACAAAAGGCACCTCTTCTGGCCTATGGGATGTGAGAAAGTGTTATTGTACGAGGAGATCTTGACAAATAAAAGTGTTAAtagttggaaaaagaagaaagggcatTTGAGAAAATACTGATATACTGTGTCATACATCATTCACAGTTTAGgacagaaaataataacaattaacaatataaaaaatattgggaaaaatCCAGAAGAATGTATATCAACTATCATAAAATTCTGTTAATGTGACACTGGTAAAATAATAGTGGGTATGGAGCACATGTGAATCCTTATTGTGGGGAAACCAGTGGAAATTATATACAGGCCACATAAATTCAGGGGTAGTCAGTTTCAACGAAGTGGGAAGAGACTTTCTGAGAAAATAggatttcaaatttcattttgtgCAGGGTAGAGCTTATCTGAAGCACAATCTTCCACACATAATATATATGAGAAAGACACGCCCTCCTACAATTCAGCCTAAGAAGAAATGGAGGATTGGGTTTGGGTACAGGCAAAGGACTCAAAATAGGAATATAGTCTGAGATATTCCAAAACTGGTTTTTGGAAGGCGTGATGTGAAACTTGGAAGCCATGAAGTCTTTTGAGGGAGCTGGAAGGGGTCATGGAATTTAAGAATAGATGAACAGAAAAGATTATTGTGGCATAGCTTGGCATAGACAGAAATGGATAGAGGTGGTACCAAAGAGGCATAAAGTTTAGCAAGTGTGAGATGCCAGGATAATGTGAGAGAAGCCAGGATAATGGTTATCTTCGAGGAACAGGGATGAAAGGAGTAGTGACTGCGAAGAGATACGAAGAGATGTTTTTGTGGTGCTGGCGGTATTCTATTTTTTGACTTTAGAGATGGTTATGTGGGTATTTGCTTGATTATAATTCAATGAGCTAAAGTACACTTTTATTGTGCACTTCTGCATGTTATGTttcacaaaaatgaaattttaaaaaacttggcCAATATTTAAAAGCTCTAGGATAGACATATTCACTGCCCTCCCTCATTCATAAGTAGTTATTGTGGGACAATTATGTGCCATACTGGTACTCTGTGGGAGGCAGAAACATAAAGAACTGACTAGTAGACACACAGGAATATAACCTAAAACCTCATAAAACCCATAATTCAGGACTATCAGCAAGTATACAATTTCCTCTAAATAAGTGAGATATTGATACTGAGCACTCAGCTAAGCTTGCTTACGAGGCTGGATGATTAATACCACAAACCAACCTTACACATTAGGGATTTGAATATGTGTCtcaaaaaaattatgttaaatgttaCAGACAGGTTGAACTGGTCAACACTATTAACACCAATTTGTGCGTGTCTACTGCATCATGAAGGAATGAGTACTAAAAATCCACCTTTTAATCAAAGTACTAAAGGCGTgggaataattttttctttttaaatgaagagaaaacttAGAAACACAAAAATGATCTATGTGGTAATTTGAACAACTTTCAAATTAAACAACATTTTCTGCCTTTGAGATTTTGAGACTGATATTAGGATTTAGATTGATATTAACAAAATCAAATTCTTACCAGATTCTCCTGTTTCAAAAGAACCTTTAACTGCTAGATTAGTTTCACCTGCTAAGACTACATTGAGATTGGTTTCCATATGCTGACTGGAAATGCcttgtgatatatttttattattctttgttttacCTGTTAAAAAGGGAATAGGGAAACAATTGGTTAaatgaccaaaataaaaataagcatcaATTAATACAGCTTGACAGTGGTCAAGCAAATGTTAAAGTTTGGTCTTAATTATAGTCctttaattatagtttttaacATGCTGCCTTATATATCATTGACAAGTATGATTTTTCCACTAGACCAGTGCATTTTTAACATGTTCTCAGACAATGCTGGTCTGCTGGTTTGGagactacactttgagaactactgcacTAGGCCATAAGATGGAGGGCAATAGACAAATCTTTTTATTCCTCTTGTATTATCCAACTGTGTTTAGTATAATATATGTATAGGAGTAGACCTCAACACATTTTTGATGACTGGCAAAACTGCCCACAACTAacccccctcacccccaaaactgttctttatttttacagctaaagtatctttaagaaaaaactaaaacaaaaaagcaaaaaaaaactcTTTCATATCCATATGTTTGCTTTAATGAAAATAGGAACTTTCTTCCAGATGCTCTGGGAAATGTTGTTTTACTCTGTTTAAgctgtttctccagagaaattGGAGAAACTTTTTTCTCCTAACTGCtttgatagaaatgttctacTTACCATAGTCAAATAGATCAAAGAGTGCCTGAAATGCTGGATCGGATTCTGTCTGTTCCAATATATCCTGTATAGCTTCTTCAGACATGTGGATTTCactctgcaaaaacaaaaaacaaacaaaaagtgatcCTAATTGAATTAGTATGGTTTAATACCAGCAAAGTAATTAGAGGATATCTGATATTTTGTACCTTTTATGTAGTATTCCCTTCCAAGAAAATTTCTTCTGATTGTAACACTATTcacttaaaacaaattaaaacaggaAGACTAGAAAATAGAAAGTGAATGCTCCCTAATACCACTAATTAATCACTTTGGTGACTATATCcccaaacattaaaataaaatatagaataaaaccATGCTATAATGTTCTTTATTACTTGACACACaccactgtgtaagtttaaggtgtacagcataatgacctGACctacatacattgtgaaataataccAAAATAAgcttagttaatatccatcatctcatatacatattttaaaaagagagaaaaagaaaaaaatatttttttccttgtgagaactcttaggatatgctatttttattgtttttaaaaatttatttatttttggctgtgttgggtcttcgttgctgtgcgtgggccttctctagttgcggtgtgggcttctcattgtgctggcttctcttgttgcggagcacaggctctagagcacaggctcagtagttgtggtgcccaggcctagttgctctgcggcatgggggatcctcccggaccagggcttgaaccgtgtcccctacatgagcaggtggactcccaaccacttcgccaccagggaagccccaggatatGCTGCTCTCTTAATTTTCAAATACTGTTGACacttgaacaacataggtttgaactgtgcaggtccgtCCACTCATATGCTgaactttttcaataaatatgtattacagCACTACAagatccaaggttggttgaatctgcactTGCAGAACAGGATacatggagggctgactgtaaaccTTTAAATgggttttctaaaaaaatttatttttactggagtatagttgctttactatattgttagtttatactgtacagcaaagtgaatcagctatatgtatacatatatcccctcttttttggatttccttcccatttaggtcaccacagagcactgagtagagttccctgtgctacacagtaggtcctcattagttatctattttatacatagtatcaatagtgtatatatgtcaatcccaatctcccagtttatcccacccccccttcccccttggtttAAGTGGGTTTTTGACTGCATGTGGagtcagcacccctaaccccaagctgttcaagggttaactgtataccatacagcagtgttaactatagtcattatgttgtacactgcATTCCCtgtacttatttactttataactggaagtttgtgccttttgaccacctttatcCAATTCCTCCACctctgacctctttttctatgagaTTGGTTTAATAATGTTGTTTAACCTGCTTTCTTCACATAAGTTTGTGGTACACTGCTTTCTAGGGCCTTCAATATAGATCTACCTCACTCTTTTTATCtgttttggtttcttcattttattatttttaaaattttaaagttttggctgtgccgcacggcatgggggatcttagttccccaaccagggatagaagccgcaccccctgcaatggaagcacagagtcttaaccactggaccaccagggaagtccctgtctcttCATTTTAAATACTTCTTTCAAATGTTGGACAATCCTTGTTTATGTGCTCACACTTAAAAGGAGCATGCCAAAAGCTGTCTTTAAACCCTGTGCCAATAAGGAGGCAGGGACCTTGTCAACTACAGTCTAAGCTGTAGAATAATTACAGAACcatctgtatttttagtttttcttatttgAGTGAGTTAGATTTCTTGCTGGGACAGTTTATGGCTGAAGTAGTGTTTCTGAGGAACAGTGTGAATGGGGAAAAGATATCGAGTTTAACTATATACTTCCTAAACTTTACACCTTATCATCCTGTTTGTAGCCCTATCTTTACGTTTACTTTCAGAGGTACTAGAGTCAAGTCTTTTGTAAAGTGGCTTTTACCTGAACTTTGCCTTTACTGGCTTAGAATCCTGGGTCTGCTAAGTCAGGTACCACCTGTCCATTTCAAATTCtaaaaaattctttctctgtcctttcctcttctctgtccTTGTGGgtttatgcttttttcttttttttctttttttaaatttatttttggctgtgttgggtcttcgttgctgtgctcgggctttctctagttgcagcgagcaggggttactcttcactgtggtgtgcaggcttctcattgcggtagcttctcttgttgcagagcacgggctctaggcatgcaggcttcagtagttgtggcacgtgagctcagcaattgtggctcacaggctctagagtgtaggctcagtagttgtggtgcacgggcttagctgctccacggcatgtgggatcttcccagaccagggcttgaatccgtgttccctgcactggcaggtggattcttaaccactgcaccaccagggaagcccctgtgggtttatgctttttaaaaattccctataCTGTTTTTTTCGTAGGGTACAAAACTAAACGTTTAACCCACTATCCTTCTAAAGGGAAAGAACTCTTTTGTTTACATAACTCTGCCACATTTAGCCAATTCTCACTTTTgtacatttgcattttttctaattttcagttATGGTAAATAATACGTGAAAGTCTTTATCCAGGCATTTGTTCATTCTTTGGGATTAATTTTATCAGTGAAATTACTAGGTCaaacaatatatacatttaaaattttgagaaatcCTGTCAAGAAGTCTTGCAGAAAAGTTGTATAAGAATGCTTGTTctaacgtatggacaccaaggggggaaagcggggaggggggtgggggtaggaggtgggggggtggtggtgggatgaattgggagattgggattgacatatatacagtaatagtataaaataggtaactaataagaacctgctgtataaaaataaattaaattaaaaaaaataatttatgtatatataaactgaaAGGATAGGTAATACTAATTATCAGTTTTATTGGTAAATAGCAATGGATAAAATGGTATcaccatcaaaaataaaaaggaatgcttGTTCTGTTCTATGTAACAATGTACATGCTCTTACCTATAATGGGCAATATCAATTTTTAAGCATTATCAGTCTAAGACATAAAAGTAATCTGTtgtcttaatttgtatttctttactaTTGAATTAATTTCCATGTTTATGAACATTTGAACTTTTTTGGAGATCAATATGATTTAAATGGAATGACAAACTTATCTGTAAATCCTTCTGCAAtgctatattttcttcaattttggtGAAGCATACATTTGGATCCCAAGGGATAGAAAATTCATGTGGAACAAGAAGTAAGGTGGAACTCTCATGAAGTGATTAAAAACttggatttttaaagtaaaaatggccataaaatgaaaagagaaacttGAAGTTAAAGAACCAGTTAAACTTgacaatgaagatatacagagaaCATCAATAATTCTTCATGAAATGTGATTTAGGAGAAAGCCAGGAGCTTGAACAAATTATTTCTGTATCGATGGACTTAAAAATTTACAGTAATATAAATAATGTCAAGAGTCAACAATCCaatgttaatcaaactatgaacTGGTGCATACCCTCTTACAAAAGTTACTGCtgaagaaacacatttttctaGTAAATTTCTTATTAGAgtctaaactttaaaaatcagaattgaaGGAATCTTGGAATACATGTTGGtggtttgccttttaattttaatgatgctTTTAACAAGCGGATATTTTGAATTTTAcagaagtcttaaaaaaaaaacacagcgaTTTGtgtagccaaagaaatcttgccTACCCCAAGGACACAAAGATgcgtaaaaacattttaaaaattcacctatTTGTACAACTGGCTCTGTTCTCTTAGTGAAGCTTATGTATATACTACTCCATTGGGCATTATGTATTGCTGTACTTTCAAAGTTAttgaaatctgaatttttaacttttccCCAATATACAATATTATGAACACCATGAACACAGTGTTGTGTCTTCACTTTCTTATAATCTCTCACAGTATCTAATAGAGTGTCTTGATTATGGTAAGTACCTAATTATTTTGTGGAGAAAATATAAGGAATTGAAGGTTATAAAATTTAGAACAGGGGATATGTTGAACATTAAGACAGGAgaagttttttaaagaagactgCTAAATAATTTAAAGGTTGCTTTCAAAAGCTTGtcatgttttcttaaatttactgaatttcactttgggaaaatgtatccaaaaaaattttttttatagtattctgaaggaactgacaaaaagaaaaaaaacctcagtgGTTTCACCCAGAATTCATCATCTGAAAGAAAACTACTACCATAAATTCATTATAATGAATTCATTTTGTGGCACAGCAACAAAACTGAATGTATTATCTGAGAGTCCAAGCAAAAGGCTATGCAATAGCCAAAATCTCAGCTGTTCTTCAAAAAGGTATTTGCACCTGGACAAATCTTAAAACTCATATTGTTAAATTCTTCTTTTACCAGCTCACCCTCTTTCATCTTCACTCTCACTGAATAGCAAGTGACTATAGCCCCTATCTTCCTTCTCTTAGCAATAAATCTCACAGACAATTATTCATTTAGTtagtatcctttctttttttaaagtatcttgttcattttattttgttcaatatTACTTGGATTCATCACGTATCTTTAacatattatttcattgtttctttatatttttatacagtttgTAGCAGGTGCAgaagaaatgtaatttattttgtatacacTGTACAGTACTGCTTACTGCACAAAAATATAGCCactaatgaatttttaattattaaatactaAGAAATACATGACATTGTTGCATGGATACAGGAAAAGTGTTTTATTGATATACGGAAGAGCTGGTTAGTTATTAGATGGTTAGGAATGTCTTATTACATTTACCATCTAAATAACACAATttgaatatatgtaaatcaaatcatcatattgtatgccttaaacttatacagtgagagatatcaattatttttcaataaaattggaataaaaccgcaattttttttaacatctttattggggtataattgctttacaatggtgtgttagtttctgctttataacaaagtgaatcagttatacatatacatatgttcccatatctcttccctcttgcgtctccctccctcccaccctgtctatcccacccctccaggcggtcacaaagcactgagctgatatccctgtgctatgcgactacttcccactagctatctaccttacgtaaAACCGCAATTTTGACCTTGAAAATTCACTAACACATTTTCAGGAACAGATTACATTTGGATAATGaaggaaatttatattttaattattattttaaatcattttatatatCTGTTAGTAATGGTTTTGAAATGAAACAAGAATATCATCAGTTTTAACTATGAATATAtgtactacacacacacaaacacacacacacccttacccATACCTGAAGTCCCAGGAGTTCATCAATTGAAGTCTCTGGTTCACTAGGGTTGCTATCTGTTTGCTTAGGTACTTGAGCAATATTGTTGTCACTGTTAatacagaaaggaaaatttttaGCATAGTTCTCAATTAGGCAAAAACAATCAGATATTTTAAACACAAACAGCTTACCTAGTCaaaaatttattaatgttttctgCAAGTTTTTCTTGAAGAGATTTGttgcttaatattttttctcgAGCATTTTCAATAACCATTTGCTGGAAAACAAAGTGAATATTAGCAAAAGCATAGGATAGAgtattatgttatttatttaaaaagaatcaatGGAAGCTGGATAGTTTTAATAAATCTAGGTGGAAACTCAAAAAGTTATGGTGGCTCCTTCGATATTAACACCTGACTAGTATACATTAACCACTTACAAGGGTTTTCACAGATCCTTCACCAACTCTTTCTTCACTGACTACAAAATACAGTTCCAAACTCTTTAGCTTTTCACACAAGATTTTTAATAACCTGTCTCTATTCTAGGAAAAATGCCCTATTATATTGCATAATC encodes:
- the NPAT gene encoding protein NPAT isoform X1, with amino-acid sequence MLLPSDVARLVLGYLQQENLTSTCQAFILESSNLKEYAEHCTDEGFIPACLLSLFGKNLTTILNEYVAMKAKETSNDVPAILSSLWKKLDHTLSQIRSMQSSPGFAASQRARTRSGIAEIKRQRRLASQAAPVSSELLTLPYLSGQFTNSPLTATQVIRPTGQISTPLRSNFVVVSHSQSQDTMTPGEALNIIPGPQERKTHASLMSPGRRKSESQRKSITLSGPHSTIRNFQDPNTFAVEKQMVIENAREKILSNKSLQEKLAENINKFLTSDNNIAQVPKQTDSNPSEPETSIDELLGLQSEIHMSEEAIQDILEQTESDPAFQALFDLFDYGKTKNNKNISQGISSQHMETNLNVVLAGETNLAVKGSFETGESDDQSSQPPYCTSYQNEDTSNVLKNGSNHDELRQEAQEHFSQIDSSIQKKAFKTVVSTEQKCNLDITFESVPNLNDFNQRVNSDAECNQHCAELYTSQMSTETELAMEVEKNSLSPSVQNESRLQPDQSDIPITSFVSLGGETNNANLILSGKTSQLLSQNIPLTGKPSKKGQFCESSDDTRRLTTNFHGSKSPDSREIHQSKIEINNVLPVASQQLSDCQDNSSLQSKILPVSVEGSGLTISEQKVEIHLGDSVSSIKQPSNDSSSVKLNHTDHEPQPSTSEKVALGSQEPSSSVKEDGDSIFLSLGENNCEEVTLISPEANPIEDIRSLPSESVCSSMRDSHPESQNTSDKPAGNKSAEIDASNIVSLKIIISDDPFVSSDSELNSAVSSISGENLPTIILSSPSKSPARNAELVKCLSSEETTDAISSAEGIGDSASMEQSLLALKPEDSTVNNTQNEESIAFSANVTPCVSKDGGYIQLMPATSTTFGNSNNILIATCVTDPTALGTTVSQSNVVVLPGNSAPVTAQPPPQLQTPPRSNSVFAVNQAMSPSFSQGSAIIIASPVQPVLQGMVGMIPVSVVGQNGNTFSAPPRQVLHMPLAAPVCNRSIPQFPIPPKSLKTQGLRNKPCTGKQVNNLVDSSSHLVGCHVQRTEVPDKNMATDLGKKLEEITVPFSVESIVPTSKTFESHRRVLCFDSTASPVANTQGTNHKTVSQNKERNDISFSNLDSPIVSSTLKPPSNNALKREREKPPVPKILSKSETAISRHTIKETQSEKKVSPTETILESFHKATANKENELCSDVERQKNPETSKLSNGQQTGGVRNEKTIASLQELTRKQGTSSNSKNVISVGAPVKDLKQEQTKSASSLINPLTKHTTEMLQDIQWHSPVNRLADSTDLSVPRTSGSGAGEKHKEEPTDVIKVPSSRRYGEESNTPKVMVPPVTPDLPACSPASETGSENSVNMAAHTLMILSRAAISRTTSATPLKDNTQQFRASSRSTTKKRKIEELDERERHSRTSNKSLANSSIPMKKKKIKKKKLPSSFPAGMDVDKFLLSLHYDE